One genomic segment of Macaca fascicularis isolate 582-1 chromosome 19, T2T-MFA8v1.1 includes these proteins:
- the MOB3A gene encoding MOB kinase activator 3A — MSNPFLKQVFNKDKTFRPKRKFEPGTQRFELHKKAQASLNAGLDLRLAVQLPPGEDLNDWVAVHVVDFFNRVNLIYGTISDGCTEQSCPVMSGGPKYEYRWQDEHKFRKPTALSAPRYMDLLMDWIEAQINNEDLFPTNVGTPFPKNFLQTVRKILSRLFRVFVHVYIHHFDRIAQMGSEAHVNTCYKHFYYFVKEFGLIDTKELEPLKEMTARMCH; from the exons ATGTCCAACCCCTTCCTGAAGCAAGTCTTCAACAAGGACAAGACATTCCGCCCCAAGCGCAAGTTCGAGCCGGGCACCCAGCGCTTCGAGCTGCACAAGAAGGCGCAGGCGTCGCTGAACGCCGGGCTGGACCTGCGGCTAGCCGTGCAGCTGCCCCCAGGCGAGGACCTGAATGACTGGGTGGCCGTTCACGTGGTGGACTTCTTTAACCGCGTCAACCTCATCTACGGCACCATCAGCGACGGCTGCACGGAGCAGTCCTGCCCCGTCATGTCGGGGGGCCCCAAGTACGAGTACCGCTGGCAGGACGAGCATAAGTTCCGGAAGCCCACGGCGCTCTCCGCCCCCAGGTACATGGACCTGCTGATGGACTGGATCGAGGCGCAAATCAACAACGAGGACCTCTTCCCCACCAACGTGG GCACGCCGTTCCCCAAGAACTTCTTGCAGACGGTGCGGAAGATCCTGTCGCGGCTGTTCCGCGTGTTCGTGCACGTCTACATCCACCACTTTGACCGCATCGCGCAGATGGGCTCCGAGGCCCACGTGAACACCTGCTACAAGCACTTCTACTACTTCGTCAAGGAGTTCGGCCTCATCGACACCAAGGAGCTGGAGCCACTG AAAGAAATGACCGCCCGTATGTGCCACTAA